From Chionomys nivalis chromosome 21, mChiNiv1.1, whole genome shotgun sequence, a single genomic window includes:
- the LOC130863375 gene encoding ATP synthase subunit e, mitochondrial-like: MVEALDAAGTLEQQKRGLGHGQDGAPVQVSPLIKLGRYSALVLGMAYGAKHYSYLKPRAEERGVAAEEERLDELNRIERERAEAQGDSILK, from the exons ATGGTTGAGGCCCTGGATGCTGCAGGGACCCTGGAGCAACAGAAACGGGGCCTGG GTCATGGACAAGATGGTGCCCCAGTTCAGGTCTCTCCGCTCATCAAGCTCGGCCGATACTCAGCCCTGGTCCTCGGCATGGCCTACGGCGCCAAGCACTATAGTTACCTAAAGCCCCGGGCAGAGGAGAGGGGGGTGGCAGCGGAGGAGGAGAGACTAGATGAGCTGAACCGGATTGAAAGAGAACGGGCAGAAGCTCAAGGTGACAGCATACTCAAGTGA